Proteins from a single region of Thunnus maccoyii chromosome 23, fThuMac1.1, whole genome shotgun sequence:
- the eps8a gene encoding epidermal growth factor receptor kinase substrate 8a isoform X6 — MNGYDPPALASGIFGSYGAQINGVDSPEPPKHKAKSGAKALYEQRKHYTKTSINSLTDTSQYHVEHLTTFVLDRKDGMITVDDGIRRLRLLDAKGKVWTQEMLLQVEEKTISLIDQETKNELENFPVGTIQHCQAVMNACTYDSILALVCKESGQIKADLHLFQCDDIKANLIQADIESAMIDAKGGKVKKRPEALKMILKSDGAIPPPPAAPAPEPPATTTNQVDVKSRVAAWSAWTNEQQDYEKQRQLLLDEDGPVEMTAARVDRDVQILNHILDDIEFFVTKLQKAAEAFNELSKRKKTKKGKKKGPGEGVLTLRSKPPGEDEFVDCLQKFKHAFNQLGKLKDHIQNPSAVDLIHFLFNPLRMVVQAGSVDLARSVVVPLLTREAIDFLHASGTAEERHLWVTLGDGWTKCRLEWPKDHYFPPCLLRFRDGWEPPALPSVTPSQDQELSQLAESLANADVQRQEELRFRLAQEQSTVQKFPPADGSFDVDDRGQPKLFAKSKYDFVARNNTELSVLKDEVVEVLDDRKQWWKVRNGGGMFGYVPNNILEITKAVDMTGRGEPIYSHTIQKQTTRTDFIPSKPAATPMPPAPMPPPPAPARLPTPPLPPPAAEPARPVTSSGSVSRQNSTTSSDNGSVAMRDHNNQRPAPVNRRKSNMEEVQDELMHRLTLGRSAQKKFPISSRSSSSLASASISYDSSADEVKAWLETKGFSPVTITSLGVLTGAQLFSLNKEELKTVCPDDGARVFSQVTVQKAALEKSSGSELQEIMRRRQEKLAASTCDSGVESFDEGSTH, encoded by the exons aacaaagaaaacattacaCCAAAACCAGCATCAACAGCCTGACGGACACGTCGCAGTACCATGTGGAG CATCTGACCACGTTCGTGTTGGACCGTAAGGACGGGATGATCACGGTGGACGACGGGATCCGCCGTCTCCGTCTGCTGGACGCTAAAGGGAAGGTGTGGACTCAGGAGATGCTGCTGCAGGTGGAGGAGAAGACCATCAGCCTCATCGACCAGGAGACGAAG AACGAGTTGGAGAACTTCCCGGTCGGGACGATCCAGCACTGCCAGGCGGTGATGAACGCCTGCACCTACGACTCCATCCTGGCTCTGGTGTGTAAAGAGTCGGGTCAGATCAAAGCCGACCTCCACCTGTTCCAGTGTGACGACATCAAG GCGAATCTGATCCAAGCAGACATTGAAAGTGCCATGATCGATGCCAAAGGAGGGAAAGTGAAGAAGAGGCCGGAGGCGCTCAA GATGATCCTGAAGAGCGACGGCGCCATCCCCCCGCCCCCTGCCGCTCCCGCCCCCGAGCCCCCTGCAACGACGACCAATCAGGTGGACGTGAAGAGCCGAGTGGCCGCCTGGTCGGCCTGGACCAATGAGCAGCAAGACT ACGAGAAGCAGAGACAGTTGTTGTTGGACGAGGACGGACCGGTGGAGATGACGGCGGCCCGAGTGGACAGAGACGTG CAAATCCTGAACCACATCCTGGACGACATCGAGTTCTTCGTCACCAAACTGCAGAAAGCTGCCGAGGCCTTCAACGAGCTCTCCAAAAGGAAGAAGACCAAGAAAGGCAAAAAGAAAGGTCCAGGAG AGGGCGTCCTGACTCTGCGGTCCAAACCTCCCGGTGAGGACGAGTTCGTCGACTGTCTGCAGAAGTTCAAACACGCCTTCAATCAGCTG gggAAACTGAAGGATCACATCCAGAACCCCAGCGCCGTGGATCTGATTCACTTCCTCTTTAATCCGCTCAGGATG GTGGTCCAGGCGGGCAGTGTGGATCTGGCCCGCAGCGTCGTGGTTCCTCTGCTGACCAGAGAGGCCATCGACTTCCTTCACGCCTCGGGAACAGCGGAGGAGAGACACCTGTGGGTGACGCTGGGAGACGGTTGGACCAAATGCAG GTTGGAGTGGCCGAAGGATCATTACTTCCCTCCCTGTCTGCTGAGGTTTCGGGACGGCTGGGAGCCTCCGGCGTTGCCGTCGGTGACCCCGTCTCAAGACCAGGAGCTGAGTCAGCTGGCCGAGAGCCTCGCCAACGCCGACGTCCAGAGACAAGAGGAGCTGAGGTTCCGACTGGCTCAGGAG cagtCGACGGTGCAGAAGTTCCCTCCTGCAGACGG AAGTTTTGACGTTGACGACAGAGGCCAACCGAAACTGTTTGCCAAATCCAAATATGACTTTGTGGCGAGAAACAACACGGAGCTGTCGGTCCTCAAAGACGAGGTCGTCGAG GTTCTCGATGACAGGAAGCAGTGGTGGAAGGTTCGTAACGGCGGCGGGATGTTCGGCTACGTGCCAAACAACATCCTGGAGATCACCAAAGCTGTGGACATGACGGGCCGAGGAGAGCCCATCTACAGCCACACCatccag AAGCAGACCACCAGGACGGACTTCATCCCCAGTAAACCCGCAGCGACCCCGATGCCTCCGGCCCCCATGCCCCCACCTCCGGCCCCCGCCAGGCTCCCCACGCCGCCGCTGCCGCCGCCGGCCGCCGAGCCCGCCAGGCCGGTCACCAGCAGCGGCTCGGTGAGCCGCCAGAACAGCACGACGTCCAGCGACAACGGCAGCGTCGCCATGAGAGACCACAACAACCAAAGACCCGCCCCCGTCAACC GCAGGAAGTCCAACATGGAGGAGGTTCAGGACGAGCTGATGCACAGACTGACTCTGGGTCGCAGCGCTCAGAAGAAGTTTCCGATTTCTtctcgcagcagcagcagtctggcGTCCGCCAGCATCTCGTACGACTCGTCAGCAGACGAGGTCAAAGCCTGGTTAGAGACCAAAGGCTTCAGCCCAGT CACCATCACCAGCCTCGGCGTGCTGACCGGCGCTCAGCTCTTCTCCCTCAACAAGGAGGAACTGAAGACGGTTTGTCCCGACGATGGAGCTCGAGTCTTCAGCCAGGTCACCGTCCAGAAGGCGGCGCTGGAG
- the eps8a gene encoding epidermal growth factor receptor kinase substrate 8a isoform X4, which yields MNGYDPPALASGIFGSYGAQINGVDSPEPPKHKAKSGAKALYEQRKHYTKTSINSLTDTSQYHVEHLTTFVLDRKDGMITVDDGIRRLRLLDAKGKVWTQEMLLQVEEKTISLIDQETKNELENFPVGTIQHCQAVMNACTYDSILALVCKESGQIKADLHLFQCDDIKANLIQADIESAMIDAKGGKVKKRPEALKMILKSDGAIPPPPAAPAPEPPATTTNQVDVKSRVAAWSAWTNEQQDYEKQRQLLLDEDGPVEMTAARVDRDVQILNHILDDIEFFVTKLQKAAEAFNELSKRKKTKKGKKKGPGEGVLTLRSKPPGEDEFVDCLQKFKHAFNQLGKLKDHIQNPSAVDLIHFLFNPLRMVVQAGSVDLARSVVVPLLTREAIDFLHASGTAEERHLWVTLGDGWTKCRLEWPKDHYFPPCLLRFRDGWEPPALPSVTPSQDQELSQLAESLANADVQRQEELRFRLAQEQSTVQKFPPADGYAFSSAYKRMQVLDQDSAMAAFKQAISRHVDRSFDVDDRGQPKLFAKSKYDFVARNNTELSVLKDEVVEVLDDRKQWWKVRNGGGMFGYVPNNILEITKAVDMTGRGEPIYSHTIQQTTRTDFIPSKPAATPMPPAPMPPPPAPARLPTPPLPPPAAEPARPVTSSGSVSRQNSTTSSDNGSVAMRDHNNQRPAPVNRRKSNMEEVQDELMHRLTLGRSAQKKFPISSRSSSSLASASISYDSSADEVKAWLETKGFSPVTITSLGVLTGAQLFSLNKEELKTVCPDDGARVFSQVTVQKAALEKSSGSELQEIMRRRQEKLAASTCDSGVESFDEGSTH from the exons aacaaagaaaacattacaCCAAAACCAGCATCAACAGCCTGACGGACACGTCGCAGTACCATGTGGAG CATCTGACCACGTTCGTGTTGGACCGTAAGGACGGGATGATCACGGTGGACGACGGGATCCGCCGTCTCCGTCTGCTGGACGCTAAAGGGAAGGTGTGGACTCAGGAGATGCTGCTGCAGGTGGAGGAGAAGACCATCAGCCTCATCGACCAGGAGACGAAG AACGAGTTGGAGAACTTCCCGGTCGGGACGATCCAGCACTGCCAGGCGGTGATGAACGCCTGCACCTACGACTCCATCCTGGCTCTGGTGTGTAAAGAGTCGGGTCAGATCAAAGCCGACCTCCACCTGTTCCAGTGTGACGACATCAAG GCGAATCTGATCCAAGCAGACATTGAAAGTGCCATGATCGATGCCAAAGGAGGGAAAGTGAAGAAGAGGCCGGAGGCGCTCAA GATGATCCTGAAGAGCGACGGCGCCATCCCCCCGCCCCCTGCCGCTCCCGCCCCCGAGCCCCCTGCAACGACGACCAATCAGGTGGACGTGAAGAGCCGAGTGGCCGCCTGGTCGGCCTGGACCAATGAGCAGCAAGACT ACGAGAAGCAGAGACAGTTGTTGTTGGACGAGGACGGACCGGTGGAGATGACGGCGGCCCGAGTGGACAGAGACGTG CAAATCCTGAACCACATCCTGGACGACATCGAGTTCTTCGTCACCAAACTGCAGAAAGCTGCCGAGGCCTTCAACGAGCTCTCCAAAAGGAAGAAGACCAAGAAAGGCAAAAAGAAAGGTCCAGGAG AGGGCGTCCTGACTCTGCGGTCCAAACCTCCCGGTGAGGACGAGTTCGTCGACTGTCTGCAGAAGTTCAAACACGCCTTCAATCAGCTG gggAAACTGAAGGATCACATCCAGAACCCCAGCGCCGTGGATCTGATTCACTTCCTCTTTAATCCGCTCAGGATG GTGGTCCAGGCGGGCAGTGTGGATCTGGCCCGCAGCGTCGTGGTTCCTCTGCTGACCAGAGAGGCCATCGACTTCCTTCACGCCTCGGGAACAGCGGAGGAGAGACACCTGTGGGTGACGCTGGGAGACGGTTGGACCAAATGCAG GTTGGAGTGGCCGAAGGATCATTACTTCCCTCCCTGTCTGCTGAGGTTTCGGGACGGCTGGGAGCCTCCGGCGTTGCCGTCGGTGACCCCGTCTCAAGACCAGGAGCTGAGTCAGCTGGCCGAGAGCCTCGCCAACGCCGACGTCCAGAGACAAGAGGAGCTGAGGTTCCGACTGGCTCAGGAG cagtCGACGGTGCAGAAGTTCCCTCCTGCAGACGGGTACGCCTTCAGCTCCGCCTACAAACGCATGCAGGTTCTGGACCAGGACTCGGCCATGGCCGCCTTCAAACAGGCCATCAGCCGCCATGTGGACCG AAGTTTTGACGTTGACGACAGAGGCCAACCGAAACTGTTTGCCAAATCCAAATATGACTTTGTGGCGAGAAACAACACGGAGCTGTCGGTCCTCAAAGACGAGGTCGTCGAG GTTCTCGATGACAGGAAGCAGTGGTGGAAGGTTCGTAACGGCGGCGGGATGTTCGGCTACGTGCCAAACAACATCCTGGAGATCACCAAAGCTGTGGACATGACGGGCCGAGGAGAGCCCATCTACAGCCACACCatccag CAGACCACCAGGACGGACTTCATCCCCAGTAAACCCGCAGCGACCCCGATGCCTCCGGCCCCCATGCCCCCACCTCCGGCCCCCGCCAGGCTCCCCACGCCGCCGCTGCCGCCGCCGGCCGCCGAGCCCGCCAGGCCGGTCACCAGCAGCGGCTCGGTGAGCCGCCAGAACAGCACGACGTCCAGCGACAACGGCAGCGTCGCCATGAGAGACCACAACAACCAAAGACCCGCCCCCGTCAACC GCAGGAAGTCCAACATGGAGGAGGTTCAGGACGAGCTGATGCACAGACTGACTCTGGGTCGCAGCGCTCAGAAGAAGTTTCCGATTTCTtctcgcagcagcagcagtctggcGTCCGCCAGCATCTCGTACGACTCGTCAGCAGACGAGGTCAAAGCCTGGTTAGAGACCAAAGGCTTCAGCCCAGT CACCATCACCAGCCTCGGCGTGCTGACCGGCGCTCAGCTCTTCTCCCTCAACAAGGAGGAACTGAAGACGGTTTGTCCCGACGATGGAGCTCGAGTCTTCAGCCAGGTCACCGTCCAGAAGGCGGCGCTGGAG